A segment of the Candidatus Methanomethylicota archaeon genome:
GTTGTATCTTCATATACTTGTACAGTAACAATATCACCTTCAATTCTAACCACTTCACCTATTAATTCTTCATTTCCAACCATTGCAAGTTCATGCATTTCAAATCCAAGAGCGCCTTCTGCTTGAACTACAGGACCACTTATTTTTATTATTCTACCAATGGCTCTCAATATTAATCACCTAAATAACAAAGAGGCTATTCTTGATCGTAAAAACATTTTCTCTTTATCAAAAATACCTTCAATAGTCTTATCTACAAAAATTTTTTCATCTTTTGAGATTGCTATAAATCCACCTATTTCAATTTTATGAGGTTTAATTTCACAATCTCCTAATATAGATTTAAGATTTTTCATACCAATACGCTCAATATCTTTATTATTCATTAAAACTACTCCCAAGTCTATTGTATTTGAAGTTTTCTTTAAATTTTTAATTAAATCATTAATATACTCGTCTGTTTCACAATATTTTGTAATCATTGATTTTGCTTCCATGATTACTTTTTCAAAAAGAGACTCTTTTAATCTTAATAAACACATTTTTGCCTCTGATTCTATTTTTGCTAATTCTTTTTTTGATTCTACTTCAGCTCTTTCCATATATTTGGTCAATGATTCATTTAATTTTTTAATTGAATATTTTTCTGAATCATCTAATATATGGAGAGCTCTTTCAGTAGCTTCATTTAATATTCTCAAAACATTTTCTTTAGTTTCATCAAATAATTTATCCACCATTTTTTTAAAAGCCTCAATTTGATGCTCTTCTAAACTCAAATTTCTACCCCCATTGCCTTACCCAGCATAGATTTTATTTCTGTTTTTGGAATAGTTTTTAATCCAGGAACTTCAATTATGAATGGCAATGCTCTTTTGACTTTTAGCTTATAAATATAATCAGTAACTAAAGATGAAAAATCGCTATCCAACAGTAATAGACCAACATCATCAAATTTTAAAACTTCTTCAAGTTTGTTTAAAAACTCTTCTTTTGAAGAAACAGAAAAACATTGAATACCCATCATTCTATATCCATACGATAGTCTAGGATTGCCAATGAAATAAATTTTCATTTTTATCACTGCGTTATATTACTGAGTTTATAAAACTATAAGTTTTTTTACCTTATTAATCTTTTCTACTACTGTTTCATATGGTAGAATTGGTTCTACTATTAGTCCAAGTTTCTTTATTTCTTCAATACCTTCTATTGAATAAATTGGTGCTTCTATTTTTACTGGTTCATCAAATGGATTACCAACTACATAATCTCTATAGGGTAAATTAGCTCTATTTTCTACTACCCATCCTCCAAGATTTATTACATGCTTTCCTCTTATTACTATCTTAGGCATTTCATCCCCCCAAGATAGAGATTATTAAAGCTAAAGCAGCTAGAATAGATAGGCCAATAGTTGTTGGATATATTTGTCTAAAAGTCAATATTGGAGAAAATGCAACAAGTATTGAAAGTGCTATAGGCATTAATAAGCTTAAAATTATATTCAATAATAAGTAAAATGGTTTTAATGGATCAAATGGAATACCTAAGAAAAGAGTAACAAAAATACTTGAAAGTACAAATAGAAGTAAATTTCTCATAATGTAATAGCCTGCTCTAAGCTTTGCAGCATATTCAAGAACACCACCTTCTATAACATCTATTTTTGCTTTTAATATACTAAATGGTTTTTCATTAAGCAAAATCACATAACCAATGAAGTAAACAATAGTGGCAATTAAACCTGGT
Coding sequences within it:
- a CDS encoding V-type ATP synthase subunit F, with protein sequence MKIYFIGNPRLSYGYRMMGIQCFSVSSKEEFLNKLEEVLKFDDVGLLLLDSDFSSLVTDYIYKLKVKRALPFIIEVPGLKTIPKTEIKSMLGKAMGVEI
- the ehbP gene encoding energy-converting hydrogenase B subunit EhbP codes for the protein MPKIVIRGKHVINLGGWVVENRANLPYRDYVVGNPFDEPVKIEAPIYSIEGIEEIKKLGLIVEPILPYETVVEKINKVKKLIVL
- a CDS encoding V-type ATP synthase subunit E family protein, which gives rise to MSLEEHQIEAFKKMVDKLFDETKENVLRILNEATERALHILDDSEKYSIKKLNESLTKYMERAEVESKKELAKIESEAKMCLLRLKESLFEKVIMEAKSMITKYCETDEYINDLIKNLKKTSNTIDLGVVLMNNKDIERIGMKNLKSILGDCEIKPHKIEIGGFIAISKDEKIFVDKTIEGIFDKEKMFLRSRIASLLFR